A single genomic interval of Rhinatrema bivittatum chromosome 12, aRhiBiv1.1, whole genome shotgun sequence harbors:
- the RNPEP gene encoding aminopeptidase B codes for MAVSQVAPQSRRLHSERVVDVASASSYRHFRLTHFHLELEVDFERQRLRGTETLELCCLQEASRLTLDVHPSLSFQSIGYRAGGGAGSKLAQVPYETQPFASYGSALVLSFPEPWKVGTEFQVQIEYEAGEGPGVCWLSPKQTAGKQKPYVYTQGQAVLNRSFFPCFDTPAVKSIYSATIKVPEGFTAVMSATSWEKRGKENTFIFKMLQPIPAYLVALAVGDIVSAEVGPRSRVWAEPSLIQAAKQEFDGVIEDFLSTGEKLFGPYVWERYDVLFMPPSFPFGGMENPCITFVTPCLLAGDRSLADVIIHEISHSWFGNLVTNANWGEFWLNEGFTMYAQRRITTVLYGSAYTCLEAATGRALLRQHMDTTGEDHPLNKLRVKLEPGVDPDDTYNETPYEKGYCFVSYLAHLVGDQSKFDAFLQAYVNQFKFQSIMADDALEFYLDYFKELKKEGVERKPGLEFDTWLNTPGWPPYLPDLSPGDSLMKPADELAKLWGAGSLNMEAIKAIDICTWKTYQLVYFLDKILGKSPLPDGNVEKMSKMYPKMTEASNAELKLRWCQIVIKNNHQADFVKVKHFLHSQGKQKYTLPIYRALWGGSEAARTLAIETFSGTEAQLHVNVQNYVRKILASKAATA; via the exons ATGGCGGTGTCACAGGTAGCTCCGCAATCACGGCGACTGCACTCGGAGCGTGTGGTGGATGTGGCCTCGGCCTCCAGTTACCGGCACTTTCGGCTCACGCACTTCCACTTGGAGCTGGAGGTGGACTTCGAGCGGCAGCGGCTGCGGGGCACGGAGACGCTGGAGCTGTGCTGTCTGCAGGAAGCTTCCCGCCTGACACTGGACGTGCACCCTAGTCTGAGCTTCCAGAGCATCGGCTACAGGGCAGGTGGCGGCGCTGGCTCGAAGCTGGCGCAAGTCCCCTACGAGACCCAGCCCTTCGCCAGTTACGGCTCGGCGCTGGTCCTCTCCTTCCCCGAGCCTTGGAAGGTGGGCACCGAGTTCCAGGTGCAGATCGAGTACGAGGCAGGCGAGGGGCCCGGG GTGTGCTGGTTGAGTCCGAAACAAACAGCAGGGAAGCAGAAGCCCTATGTCTACACCCAAGGCCAGGCTGTGCTCAATAGGTCTTTTTTCCCCTGCTTTGACACGCCTGCTGTTAAAAGCATATATTCGGCAACAATTAAG GTACCTGAAGGCTTCACGGCTGTGATGAGTGCCACCTCATGGGAAAAACGAGGAAAAGAGAACACATTTATCTTCAAAATGCTTCAGCCCATTCCAGCCTACCTGGTCGCTTTGGCTGTCGGGGACATTGTTTCTGCTGAAGTTGGACCCAG GAGCCGTGTATGGGCTGAGCCCTCTCTCATTCAAGCTGCAAAGCAAGAATTTGATGGTGTGATCGAGGACTTCTTAAGCACTGGAGAGAAGCTCTTTGGCCCATATGTCTGGGAAAG GTATGATGTCCTGTTCATGCCTCCATCCTTCCCGTTTGGTGGCATGGAGAACCCTTGCATCACATTTGTGACGCCTTGCCTGTTGGCTGGGGATCGCTCACTGGCTGACGTCATTATCCATGAGATCTCCCACAGCTGGTTTGGGAATCTGGTCACTAATGCTAACTGGGGAGAGTTCTGGCTGAATGAGGGCTTCACCATGTATGCCCAGCGGCGAATCACCACGGTCCTGTATG GTTCCGCCTACACCTGCCTCGAAGCAGCCACTGGGAGAGCTCTGCTGCGGCAGCACATGGACACAACGGGGGAGGATCATCCATTAAACAAACTGAGAGTGAAATTAGAGCCAG gaGTTGACCCTGACGACACATACAATGAAACTCCATACGAGAAGGGGTATTGCTTTGTATCCTACCTTGCGCATCTTGTAGGAGATCAGAGTAAATTTGACGCTTTCTTGCAG gctTACGTGAACCAGTTTAAGTTTCAAAGTATAATGGCAGATGACGCACTGGAATTTTACTTGGATTATTTCAAGGAGCTGAAGAAGGAGGGTGTGGAAAGGAAACCAG GTCTTGAGTTTGACACATGGTTGAATACACCTGGGTGGCCCCCCTATCTCCCTGACCTGTCTCCTGGAGACTCCCTCATGAAACCAGCTGATGAACTGGCCAAACTTTGGGGTGCAGGCAGCTTGAACATGGAGGCAATCAAAGCCATTGATATCTGCACCTGGAAAACCTATCAGTTGGTCTATTTCCTTGACAAAATCCTGGGGAAATCGCCCTTGCCTGATG GAAATGTTGAAAAGATGAGCAAGATGTACCCCAAGATGACTGAAGCCAGCAACGCTGAATTAAAGCTCCGTTGGTGTCAGATTGTCATAAAGAACAACCATCAAGCAGACTTTGTCAAAGTGAAGCACTTTCTTCATAGCCAG